In the genome of Arachis stenosperma cultivar V10309 chromosome 2, arast.V10309.gnm1.PFL2, whole genome shotgun sequence, the window AATAATAACATGTTAATTttactctaaattttatatcaaaaagctaataaaaatttatcgaCAACCTAGTATCTTACTAACTTCATTAGAAAATCATTGGATGTTGTGCTCCTTGTTACacatttcatttcaaatttgaaaaaagagTTATAGATAAATTAGTTATATCTATAGTAAAGATTTGTACAAAAGTGTAAATCATAACAtgctattaaaataaaaataatattattcttacctaaatattattaaaaaccTCTTTGAACACGACATTTGTTGTTGATGACTTTGGATTGCCGTATTCGTTTAGAATTAAAATCCTGAGGCCACTGCGACTCTTAACTCTTGACAAAGCAACATAAAGTTGTCCATGGGTGAACACTGATTTTGGCAAATAAAGCCGTACATGTGATAATAATTGACCCTGACTCATGTTAATGGTCATTGCAAAGCATACTGTTAATGAAAATTGTCTCTGTTGGAACTTAAATGACAATCCTGAATCTGAagggatcaagttcattcttgGAATGTACACTTTATCTCCAATATTTCTACCGGTCACTACCGTCGCTCCAATTACGTTGCTGCCAAGTTTGTTAACTATTAATCTTGTCCCGTTGCATAAACCTAAAGTCTGGTCTATGTTTCGCAGTAGCATTATAGCGACTCCTGACTTCAAAGTCAACTTGTGATTGAGTAGTCCCGAACATTTGATGTCATTTAGAAACTCTGGTGTGAACCACTCTTGTTTTACATCTTCATTCTCATCAGTTTGACATGTTGTGTCAGAGCTCAAATACTCCTTTTCCATCCCTGGAAAGATTGTCAAGACAAAATTGTTTACCTTCTCGACACTCTTAAGTGTGGGTGCAAGAATTGCTCTACTCTGAAAATACTTGTAATCTGACATGTTTTGCAACAAATTTAGATATGCAAAGTCTACCAAATGAGAGAGAAGATTATCAGTAGTTGTAATCAATAGATCATCTGGAATTTCAACTTCTGATTCATCACCAACAACAGAGCCAATATTTCCATTTCCAACATCAAGTATCCAATTAGCAAATATCTTCATTTCACCTTCATCTTGATCCGAAGAAGACATTAGAAGCCTCATATTCGTATGCAGTTTCAGAACCTTACAAAATGACCACAGATGGGATGAGTTAATAGCGGATGCTAATATATCGTGTCTACTTCCTTTCGAAATCACCGGAAGTATCTGTCTGAAATCAGCTCCTAGAACAACAATCTTACCACCAAATGGTTGATGTGTCTTATGTTGATCGGTAACTGACATAAGATTCCTAAGTGTCCGATCAAGTGCTTTAAAACGGCAGTTGTACCTTCCCTCGCATACAACATATTGAGAACTCAAAATTGGATCCTGTTTTGGACTTCTCTGATCTCTCCTCATACCACATCATGGCGTCGCAATACCGACAAAAAATTCTGGGTCACCAATATCTATCACATCTAATAATCACCAAGATAATAAATTGTTTTAGTTATATCTGCAAcaaatactttatataaaaatatacctTTCTTTCACCATGttaagtataaaaataatattcataAAAGATTAccgaaaaatataatttatggATTAAAAAGATGAGATCATATAATACAATTTTATTGTGCCAACTTCAAGATTTAAGTTTTACAATCAATCAATgttcaaatacaaaaattataatatataaccatatcttagtttaaattttaaaacttgaaCACTAAAcgataattttttgtttataaaaagcataacaatagtaaataataaagTGCTGATATTGCTACTTCTTAAATTACTTGTATTCTCAGCAACATCGAATATGGTTGGATATTAAATTTGCACATAATCATCTAAAATAGTCGTATTTTCAGTAATATCCtcaatttcttgaaaattttttgaaagatttgtAGTCAATTCCTTTAAAAATGTTTCTCTTTGTATTAGGTGTCTTTTTTTTCAGCTATGCACACTTCTTATAATTCTGTAGTATCTAAATTTGAATTatctaaatttgaattaaatgtacttactcctgtaatcaTTAGAGATAATATATCAAGtactttatattataaaaaaagaaaaatgaatataTGTTAAATGTTTGAATCAGCTGAATTATGAATATATATTATGAAGGTAGtattaaagataaaagaagTAAAATTTTAGCTTTGTGATAATTACAATCTATCATGCTTATCTTACCATGTCTCTTTTGAAGTAGCATAGTCTTCCTATTCAGTCTTACATCCCTTTGCAATCTAATTCCATTTGTGTACTCCAATGAatctataataattatttagCATATACCATGATTGTTTTTAATAGACCAATTAAAAAGTTAAATGTTTGGTCTTTAAGTAATAAAAACATATTAACATAGTAAC includes:
- the LOC130962840 gene encoding uncharacterized protein LOC130962840, translated to MRRDQRSPKQDPILSSQYVVCEGRYNCRFKALDRTLRNLMSVTDQHKTHQPFGGKIVVLGADFRQILPVISKGSRHDILASAINSSHLWSFCKVLKLHTNMRLLMSSSDQDEGEMKIFANWILDVGNGNIGSVVGDESEVEIPDDLLITTTDNLLSHLVDFAYLNLLQNMSDYKYFQSRAILAPTLKSVEKVNNFVLTIFPGMEKEYLSSDTTCQTDENEDVKQEWFTPEFLNDIKCSGLLNHKLTLKSGVAIMLLRNIDQTLGLCNGTRLIVNKLGSNVIGATVVTGRNIGDKVYIPRMNLIPSDSGLSFKFQQRQFSLTVCFAMTINMSQGQLLSHVRLYLPKSVFTHGQLYVALSRVKSRSGLRILILNEYGNPKSSTTNVVFKEVFNNI